The Pueribacillus theae genome includes the window TACACCTGAACAGGAAGCTTATCGCGAAAAAGTGCGAAATTGGCTACATGAAAATTTGCCTGAAGGCTGGGGAACACCCAGGTTTAAGTTACCCGAAGACGAGCTGGAGCGCGGAAAATTTTTGAATGAGTTAGATAAAAAAATTTACGAGGGCGGTTTCTTAGGAATTTCATGGCCAAAGGAGTATGGAGGACAAGGATTAACACTTGTTGAAGAGATTATCTATGGTGAGGAAGCGGGTAAACTAGATGTGCCCGATGGCCCGAATGTTTTGGGTAGATTATTGCTTGGCCCAACATTACTCCAATTCGGTACAGAGGAACAGAAAAAGCGCTACATTCCTCCGCTTCTCAGATGTGATGAAATTTGGTGTCAAGGTTTTTCAGAGCCAAATGCCGGTTCAGATTTAGCATCACTCCAAACAAAAGCAGTGCTTGATGGTGATGAATGGGTAATTAATGGTCAGAAAGTCTGGACGAGTCTTGCGCATCATGCTGATTGGTGTTTTTTACTTGCTCGTACCGATCAAGATGCGCCCAAACATAAAGGTATTACATTTTTTCTCGTCCCGATGGATAATCCGGGTGTGACCGTTCGTCCACTTGTTCAATTAAATAAAAGCAGAGAATTTAATGAAGTATTCTTTGATAATGTGAGGATACCGAAAGAAAATGTTGTTGGTGGTGTGAATAACGGCTGGCAAGTTGCAATGGGCACGCTCAGTTTCGAACGAGGCACACTTTCGCCTGGTCAACTCATTCGCTTTCAAAATGAATTTAATGTCCTTGCGAAAGTGGCTGGCGACTTGAGAACATCGGATGCCACTCTTGTTAAGGACAATCGCTACTATCGCCAAAAGCTTGCCGAGATTTATACTGAAATCCGGATTATGCATTACCATTCATTAAAGTCAATAAGCCAGCGTTTAAATGAAGGAAAATTAGGGCCTGAAGCATCACTTCAAAAACTATTCTATACGACAACTCGCGTTAAGTTGGGAGAGTTAGGAATAGAAATTCTTGCTGAGGAAGCTCCTTACTGGGGTGAGGAAAGCGTTGGTCGTGGCAAGATGCAAGAGGTTTATTTTGATTCACGTGGTGCGACTATTTATGCTGGTTCAACACAAATCCAAAAAAATATCATTGCCGAGCGGATACTCGGAATGCCTAAGTGAGGTGTGTGAACATGTTTTTTGGCTTTTCAGAAGAGGAGAGAATGGTTCAAAAAAGTGTACGTGACATGCTTGAAAAATATTGTCAAATTGTTGACGTAAGGGCATTTATGAACAACCCAACGGTATCAGACGAAATCCAAAGTTTATTTGGGAAACAAGGCTTGCTAGGGATTCTTGAGCCAAACGAAGGAAAGGTTACAGGTGTAACGTATGCAATTTTGATTTCTCAGGAAGCAGGACGTGCTGTGCTTCCCTATCCATTGTTAGAAAATTTGGTTGGGTTATATGCTTTAAAAA containing:
- a CDS encoding acyl-CoA dehydrogenase family protein; this translates as MNILDLSYTPEQEAYREKVRNWLHENLPEGWGTPRFKLPEDELERGKFLNELDKKIYEGGFLGISWPKEYGGQGLTLVEEIIYGEEAGKLDVPDGPNVLGRLLLGPTLLQFGTEEQKKRYIPPLLRCDEIWCQGFSEPNAGSDLASLQTKAVLDGDEWVINGQKVWTSLAHHADWCFLLARTDQDAPKHKGITFFLVPMDNPGVTVRPLVQLNKSREFNEVFFDNVRIPKENVVGGVNNGWQVAMGTLSFERGTLSPGQLIRFQNEFNVLAKVAGDLRTSDATLVKDNRYYRQKLAEIYTEIRIMHYHSLKSISQRLNEGKLGPEASLQKLFYTTTRVKLGELGIEILAEEAPYWGEESVGRGKMQEVYFDSRGATIYAGSTQIQKNIIAERILGMPK